From Candidatus Defluviilinea gracilis, a single genomic window includes:
- a CDS encoding PD40 domain-containing protein, whose product MLINKVISNKSNLYTLLALMTILVACKPVKTSAPITLTQQAPTATTIISTLTASTPTPTIAVTAPPTLIPSATSLSTPATPYPEEWLAFVDRKPTGIFPNTFISFIRHDGSGLFHPKMFEKFYDMVEYSLVWSPDGKYLLFDWSDFGPTMTRRPAIHVADPLQKKVTLVAANNAWVFPSWSPDSEWFATSLLTTVTNQEGKEQDTYNLFRVNSSTFQKDRITTSTSSDLFPSWSPDGKWIAFLRYTPESMTPKPGTGTECGRIPDPSDFYTGCIYADLYITRRDGSNSVLLLKSVYIRMDRDQRDSVYNNPSWSPDSKWLAVLTGSEQPDITLINIETGETRVLVSDPALDIYPVWSPDGSRLAFVSDREGNEEIYLISPDGSNLVNLTNNAGSDFNPVWSPSGRYIAFLSTRDGLFSLYVMNADGSNQTKAYEGLVYTRPTWFPLIGVDLKKYFGFGNE is encoded by the coding sequence ATGTTGATCAACAAAGTAATAAGCAACAAGTCGAATTTATATACATTGCTGGCTTTAATGACGATCTTGGTTGCCTGCAAGCCAGTTAAAACATCCGCGCCGATAACACTAACCCAACAGGCTCCTACTGCAACTACGATTATATCTACGCTGACTGCGTCAACACCGACACCAACTATAGCTGTAACTGCACCCCCCACCTTAATACCCTCTGCTACTTCATTGTCTACCCCTGCAACTCCCTACCCTGAAGAATGGTTGGCATTTGTTGATCGAAAACCCACGGGGATTTTCCCGAATACCTTCATTTCTTTTATCCGCCATGATGGAAGCGGTTTGTTCCATCCTAAGATGTTCGAAAAGTTCTATGATATGGTCGAATATTCATTAGTCTGGTCGCCGGATGGGAAATACCTGTTGTTTGATTGGAGCGATTTTGGTCCAACGATGACCAGGAGACCAGCCATTCATGTGGCAGATCCACTACAAAAAAAAGTGACTCTGGTAGCTGCGAACAATGCCTGGGTCTTTCCATCCTGGTCACCTGACAGCGAATGGTTTGCTACTTCTCTCCTGACAACTGTAACGAATCAGGAAGGAAAGGAGCAGGATACTTACAACCTCTTTCGAGTGAATTCAAGTACATTCCAAAAAGACCGAATTACAACCAGCACATCCAGCGATCTATTTCCAAGCTGGTCACCTGATGGCAAGTGGATTGCATTCTTGCGATATACACCAGAGTCTATGACACCAAAACCGGGTACTGGCACAGAGTGTGGAAGGATTCCAGACCCTTCAGACTTTTATACAGGTTGTATCTATGCAGATCTTTATATCACTCGCAGAGATGGGAGCAATTCTGTGCTCTTGCTGAAATCCGTTTATATTCGCATGGATCGGGATCAAAGAGATAGTGTTTACAACAATCCCTCTTGGTCACCAGACAGCAAGTGGTTGGCAGTGTTGACCGGTAGTGAGCAGCCGGATATTACCTTGATAAACATCGAGACCGGAGAAACACGAGTGTTGGTATCAGACCCGGCGCTGGATATTTACCCTGTCTGGTCGCCCGACGGCAGTAGATTGGCATTTGTCAGCGACCGAGAAGGGAATGAAGAAATCTATCTGATTTCTCCTGATGGAAGCAACCTGGTCAATTTGACCAACAATGCTGGAAGCGATTTTAATCCAGTGTGGTCGCCTAGCGGGCGATATATTGCCTTTCTTTCCACTCGGGATGGATTGTTTTCCCTATACGTGATGAATGCCGATGGAAGTAACCAAACAAAAGCTTATGAAGGCTTGGTTTACACACGACCAACTTGGTTCCCTTTGATCGGTGTGGATTTGAAGAAATATTTCGGTTTTGGAAATGAATGA
- a CDS encoding PD40 domain-containing protein: MRTHLSTKKKMQSDHFRLRKRFLTNVGVVVLLIIGLGFLFVPQKAYGQQPEPMSDGLLYLQSDAPGRSQITHKSEPLGDEDSEIEDTFIPAGCATLGMYASPHGPWLAIDITCEASGFVQVINVASGKGVDLDLNLTQDSSFLNWAPTGNEIILRDGNLPNSRVYQIQINSGKHQQLSVPGNTYDIALSTNGRRMIYSLTQGLGYGSETWIADIDGGNAQRILVEPNHIIAFAHWSPSEKEIAYIRMPDSNIPFTIGELWVMGGDGENPALLGYADAGHGYRPAWSPDSQQIAFVVREQNGEEIDSTGYDADYIADKLISNIYIADLRDRKILKMTRFEGALTETPVWSPDGEYLAFNTTAGGSGMDIWVLDMLNNKLNQVTHGANARHPAWLSVP; encoded by the coding sequence ATGCGAACTCACTTAAGTACAAAAAAGAAGATGCAAAGCGATCATTTTCGCCTCAGAAAAAGATTTCTGACAAATGTAGGTGTAGTTGTTCTCTTGATAATTGGGTTAGGGTTTTTATTTGTCCCTCAGAAAGCATACGGACAACAGCCAGAACCGATGAGTGATGGATTGCTTTATCTCCAGTCTGATGCTCCCGGCCGTTCCCAAATAACTCATAAATCAGAACCATTAGGCGATGAAGATTCTGAAATCGAAGACACCTTTATCCCAGCTGGTTGCGCGACTCTCGGCATGTACGCGTCCCCGCATGGACCGTGGCTGGCAATTGACATAACCTGCGAGGCAAGCGGGTTTGTGCAAGTAATTAATGTTGCGTCAGGCAAGGGTGTTGATTTAGATTTAAATCTAACCCAGGACAGTTCTTTTCTTAATTGGGCTCCAACTGGAAATGAAATTATCTTGAGAGACGGAAACCTGCCAAACTCCCGTGTCTACCAGATCCAAATCAATAGTGGCAAGCATCAGCAATTATCGGTTCCAGGCAATACATATGATATAGCCCTTTCAACGAATGGCAGGCGTATGATCTATTCCCTCACGCAGGGTTTGGGCTATGGCAGTGAAACCTGGATCGCAGACATTGACGGCGGGAATGCGCAGCGCATACTGGTAGAGCCAAATCATATCATCGCTTTTGCTCATTGGTCACCGTCTGAAAAAGAGATCGCCTATATTCGCATGCCCGATTCGAATATTCCGTTTACCATTGGCGAACTCTGGGTGATGGGAGGTGATGGAGAGAATCCTGCATTGTTAGGCTATGCAGACGCCGGACACGGTTACCGACCCGCATGGTCACCGGATAGCCAACAAATTGCTTTTGTTGTGCGAGAACAAAATGGCGAGGAAATCGATTCAACAGGTTATGACGCCGATTATATTGCCGATAAGTTGATTAGCAATATCTATATCGCTGATCTACGAGATCGAAAAATCTTGAAGATGACTCGGTTTGAAGGAGCATTGACTGAAACCCCGGTCTGGTCACCCGATGGAGAATATCTTGCCTTCAACACGACAGCAGGCGGTAGTGGAATGGATATATGGGTTCTTGATATGCTTAATAACAAGCTGAATCAAGTGACTCATGGCGCGAATGCTCGCCACCCAGCCTGGTTGTCTGTTCCGTAG
- a CDS encoding PD40 domain-containing protein codes for MWWKRSVLKAIVSLLALFPVLLACQPGEVSTPSETATQHLQAATLISPSPIAETPIVTLTAKVLPTLTTTNTPQQDETTPVERLWFSVAAGGAVSRPDWVIAFANSDGTGLEMPTLFEPYRSIGNAGRNLAWSPDGRYLAFDGANETYSCNIPVGTDCFKTNYGISIADMENSLITNHLEGTLTNPSWSPYSQYIVISRKDLQADPKNLESGTGYLFRYDIKTRQSQQLTSGTLSDIYPAWSPDGNWIAFLRYTSDLPRCGPVPSLILDCNHASLYLIHPDGTGLKLLIDDVRIEAGDGGDHLPYNAPVWSPDGNWLAVLVGNEQSDIALVNVDNNEVKLLVVNEAKDYYPAWSPDGSTLAFVSNREGNHEIYLISADGTNLVNLTQNTVNDFAPVWSPSGRYIAFLSDYKLFVMNADGSELAEIMGKYIFAVGRPTWLSVP; via the coding sequence ATGTGGTGGAAAAGATCTGTTTTGAAAGCAATAGTGTCGTTACTCGCCTTATTCCCCGTTCTATTGGCTTGTCAACCGGGTGAGGTGTCTACGCCCTCAGAAACAGCAACGCAACATCTCCAAGCGGCAACCTTGATATCACCCTCTCCAATTGCAGAAACACCTATTGTCACTTTGACTGCTAAAGTATTGCCTACGCTCACCACCACAAATACTCCACAACAAGATGAGACGACTCCTGTAGAACGATTATGGTTCAGTGTAGCGGCAGGTGGAGCAGTTTCACGCCCTGATTGGGTAATTGCATTTGCTAATTCCGATGGAACGGGCTTGGAAATGCCCACTCTTTTTGAGCCTTATCGTTCAATTGGAAATGCTGGTAGAAACTTGGCTTGGTCTCCGGATGGTCGGTATCTAGCATTTGATGGCGCAAACGAAACATATTCATGCAATATCCCGGTAGGCACGGATTGTTTTAAGACAAATTATGGAATTTCTATTGCAGACATGGAAAACTCTTTAATTACCAATCACTTGGAAGGCACGTTGACCAATCCTTCGTGGTCGCCTTATAGTCAATACATTGTCATTTCTAGGAAAGACCTTCAAGCCGACCCAAAAAATCTGGAAAGCGGGACTGGTTATTTATTCAGATATGATATAAAAACCAGACAAAGCCAGCAATTAACTAGCGGAACTTTAAGTGACATATACCCTGCCTGGTCTCCTGATGGCAACTGGATCGCTTTTCTTCGCTATACCTCAGATTTACCGCGCTGCGGACCCGTCCCTTCACTCATTTTAGATTGTAACCATGCCAGTCTATACCTCATTCATCCGGATGGGACAGGTTTGAAATTGCTAATTGATGATGTTCGTATTGAGGCAGGTGATGGTGGTGACCATCTTCCTTACAATGCCCCTGTTTGGTCTCCGGATGGCAATTGGCTTGCTGTGCTTGTTGGCAATGAACAATCAGATATCGCACTGGTCAATGTTGATAATAATGAGGTTAAATTATTAGTAGTCAATGAGGCGAAAGATTATTATCCTGCTTGGTCTCCCGATGGCAGTACCCTAGCATTTGTCAGTAATCGCGAGGGGAATCATGAAATATACCTAATCTCTGCTGATGGGACAAATCTGGTAAATCTTACACAAAATACGGTCAACGATTTTGCGCCCGTTTGGTCACCGAGTGGACGTTACATTGCCTTTTTATCAGATTATAAGCTTTTTGTGATGAATGCCGATGGAAGTGAGTTGGCAGAAATAATGGGTAAATATATATTTGCAGTTGGACGACCAACATGGTTATCTGTTCCGTAG
- a CDS encoding DUF389 domain-containing protein, producing the protein MEINEPTPQPEPEFVSARARRRRALRRAYFPSDEAERAALFEHLARRAYPSYELFVFSLVAGVIIGVGYFVNSLALIFFGILVAPVLTPWIGLSLAAIAGSFRLFAQTFAALLLSAFLVFASGLLAGYASRIFGPLNFNEAFTLSRLWWPSFVILTIGSIIFTISFVRSETLPYLPSALISSVLYTPLCAAGFGLGSGIAAAELWPQGLLVFVVHFAWATFFALVTLFFLRFYPTTVSGIALTGFALATILATTIFLTGFDQWIKLQTGLSTPLPAPLTQRTSTPTPPPSTLATNSATKPAAPTVFVGVPTITSSRTPRPTAQSTLPPTETSTSTITAEPTPIIAQIRAAEGGGAFIREKPGGKVIATLGNGATVTIVPNDFQDVKGVIWVRVFATVNDARVEGWMIQAVLVTATPIADWQPSPTPDVTSTP; encoded by the coding sequence ATGGAAATCAACGAACCGACACCACAACCTGAACCCGAATTTGTCTCCGCGCGCGCCCGCCGCCGCCGCGCCTTACGCCGAGCTTACTTCCCATCGGATGAAGCGGAACGCGCCGCGTTGTTTGAACATCTTGCCCGCCGCGCTTATCCATCGTATGAACTCTTCGTCTTCTCGCTTGTGGCGGGCGTGATCATCGGCGTGGGATACTTCGTCAACTCGCTGGCATTGATCTTCTTCGGCATCCTCGTCGCCCCTGTGCTTACCCCATGGATCGGGCTTTCACTCGCCGCCATCGCAGGCTCGTTCCGACTGTTCGCGCAAACGTTTGCCGCCTTGCTCTTGAGCGCGTTTCTCGTTTTCGCAAGCGGCTTGCTCGCGGGATACGCCTCGCGCATTTTCGGCCCGCTCAACTTTAATGAAGCGTTCACGCTCAGCCGCTTATGGTGGCCCAGTTTCGTCATCCTCACCATCGGCTCGATCATTTTCACCATCTCCTTCGTGCGCTCCGAAACATTGCCCTACCTTCCCAGTGCGTTGATCTCATCCGTGTTGTACACGCCGCTCTGCGCGGCGGGCTTCGGTTTGGGGAGCGGAATCGCCGCCGCGGAACTCTGGCCGCAAGGCTTGCTGGTCTTCGTCGTTCACTTTGCCTGGGCGACATTCTTCGCCCTCGTCACCCTCTTCTTTTTACGGTTTTATCCCACCACCGTTAGCGGCATAGCCCTGACGGGATTCGCGCTTGCGACGATTCTTGCGACGACGATATTTTTAACCGGCTTCGATCAATGGATAAAACTACAGACGGGTCTGTCCACGCCCCTGCCTGCCCCACTCACCCAGCGGACTTCCACGCCCACGCCGCCGCCGTCCACTCTAGCCACGAACTCCGCCACCAAACCTGCCGCACCCACAGTGTTCGTGGGCGTCCCCACAATCACTTCTTCACGCACGCCGCGCCCAACCGCGCAATCCACATTGCCGCCCACTGAAACATCGACATCAACTATCACAGCCGAACCCACCCCCATCATTGCCCAAATTCGCGCGGCGGAAGGAGGCGGGGCGTTCATCCGCGAAAAGCCGGGCGGGAAAGTTATCGCAACTCTGGGCAACGGCGCGACCGTCACCATCGTGCCGAATGATTTTCAAGATGTCAAAGGAGTTATCTGGGTGCGCGTGTTCGCCACCGTCAACGATGCGCGCGTGGAGGGTTGGATGATCCAGGCGGTGCTCGTCACCGCCACGCCCATCGCCGATTGGCAACCTTCGCCCACGCCGGACGTAACCTCAACACCTTGA
- a CDS encoding response regulator transcription factor, which yields MKGTLSAREFEVLELTAHGRNAREIAFVLGIEECTVRFHIKNILSKLKVRNCAAAVYLALKNGWIA from the coding sequence ATGAAAGGGACATTAAGCGCCCGCGAATTTGAGGTATTGGAATTGACTGCACATGGGCGCAACGCTCGCGAGATCGCATTCGTTCTTGGAATTGAGGAATGTACAGTCCGCTTTCACATCAAAAATATCCTCAGTAAACTCAAGGTAAGGAACTGTGCCGCGGCTGTGTACCTTGCCTTAAAAAATGGATGGATCGCGTAG
- a CDS encoding phosphoglucomutase/phosphomannomutase family protein — MPIHFGTDGWRAVISDSFTFDNLRIVAQAIADAVDSEHWDKGGDDEHMPDPKKIVVGFDTRFLSDRFAGEVARVLAANGFTVLLAQSDSPTPAISYAVKHNRAIAGVMITASHNAPRYNGVKLKGAFGGSALPEQCRRVEVYINDNEEQARGPNLMDFKKAREAKLIQKFNPLPAYFDHLRTLINTDAIADNPQRFVVDAMFGSGRGVIKSFLQGTGCEISEIRGEMNPGFGGVHPEPIAKNLGALASAISAGMGTFGVVTDGDADRIGAMDERGAFVDPHKLMALSLKYLVEKRGWSGAVVRTVSTTRMIDRLAKRYGLKLFETPVGFNHIADHMLREDVLIGGEESGGISFKGHIPEGDGPIMGLLLVEVIAQSGKTLHGMVEDLLADVGPAFYERTDLRLSRPVAKKEMTEFLTNQAPTKIGGEKVTEVSQRDGVKYIMADDSWLLIRPSGTEPVLRVYAEGRTQTMVKSLLGYGEQVAKSVV; from the coding sequence ATGCCTATTCATTTTGGAACCGACGGCTGGAGAGCCGTGATCTCCGACTCGTTCACATTCGACAATTTGCGCATCGTGGCGCAAGCCATCGCCGATGCCGTTGACTCAGAACATTGGGACAAGGGAGGGGACGACGAGCATATGCCCGACCCAAAAAAGATCGTGGTGGGATTCGACACCCGCTTCCTCTCGGATCGTTTCGCCGGGGAAGTTGCCCGCGTGCTCGCCGCCAACGGGTTCACCGTCCTGCTCGCCCAATCCGATTCGCCGACGCCCGCGATCTCGTACGCGGTAAAACATAATCGCGCGATCGCGGGCGTGATGATCACCGCCTCGCACAACGCGCCTCGATATAACGGGGTCAAACTCAAGGGAGCGTTCGGCGGCTCTGCCCTGCCCGAACAATGCCGCCGCGTGGAAGTCTACATCAACGACAACGAAGAACAGGCGCGCGGACCCAACTTGATGGATTTCAAAAAAGCGCGCGAGGCGAAGTTGATCCAAAAGTTCAACCCGTTGCCCGCGTACTTCGATCACTTGCGAACATTGATCAACACAGACGCCATCGCAGACAACCCACAACGGTTTGTTGTGGATGCCATGTTCGGCTCGGGTCGCGGGGTCATCAAGTCATTTTTGCAGGGAACAGGTTGTGAAATCTCTGAGATTCGCGGCGAGATGAACCCCGGCTTTGGCGGAGTTCACCCGGAACCGATCGCGAAAAATCTTGGCGCGCTCGCCTCCGCCATCAGCGCGGGGATGGGAACCTTCGGCGTAGTGACCGACGGCGACGCGGACCGAATCGGCGCAATGGACGAACGCGGCGCGTTTGTTGATCCCCACAAGCTTATGGCTTTATCGTTGAAATATCTCGTAGAAAAACGCGGCTGGAGCGGCGCGGTGGTGCGCACGGTCTCCACAACGCGCATGATCGATCGTCTTGCAAAACGCTACGGCTTGAAACTTTTCGAAACGCCCGTTGGGTTTAACCACATCGCTGACCACATGCTGCGGGAAGATGTGCTCATCGGCGGCGAGGAATCGGGCGGCATCTCGTTCAAGGGACATATCCCCGAGGGCGACGGTCCCATCATGGGGCTGTTGTTGGTGGAGGTGATCGCGCAATCGGGGAAAACATTACACGGCATGGTGGAAGATTTACTTGCGGATGTCGGTCCCGCCTTCTACGAACGGACCGACTTGCGCCTCAGCCGCCCCGTCGCCAAAAAAGAGATGACCGAATTCCTCACGAATCAGGCTCCTACTAAGATCGGAGGCGAGAAGGTCACCGAGGTGAGTCAACGCGACGGCGTCAAATACATCATGGCGGATGATTCGTGGTTGTTGATTCGCCCGTCAGGGACGGAACCCGTTCTGCGAGTCTATGCCGAAGGGCGGACTCAAACGATGGTGAAATCCTTGCTTGGTTATGGCGAACAGGTGGCGAAGAGCGTGGTGTGA
- a CDS encoding VWA domain-containing protein — translation MMFNTSQKIRRFLTHILSLVLLTSLIVVTPTPKKVSASQAELQQGQFVVPFLYPPYPGAVTENSIFDHHLPTYETTDFTILSYTGHEATGSCTDKVCYSESLNRYLSYDGHPGIDYGADYLPVFASADADQVLSAGWDSPTDHRAGLGLYVRLHHPNNYETYYGHLSTISVSSCTFAGCVNIAHGEVIGISGNTGSSSGPHLHFEVHNPDPSKIESRRVIDPYGWNPNRSDLPPSDTQNDLWTDTWRSNPNQSLWLDYPEISNTNSVLYALNEGNPLTYPLFPGSSNSTLIDDYGHILAANNGQLPPGSSPSFTADACWTIPNEDPLTSIDPAYYAINQYKLRALTNAAECSATWSLPADQPSGNYAIYVHLPGTTNNPVANSVPYRIYADGDEVAKVLVNQGEIESYLESQASSPDFTTNAAWLYVGSYFFVQGEDNYISVSNIPEETIQAGGIVIADAVKFLSVDSGNIDIALIIDSSGSMGSNDPGNKRLQASRFFVTSAAIQGDYVGIVDFDSSVRVATNPPLQKLHENNTSVIAAINTINSSGGTNIGNGVQSGCDILNLSDRSDYKKGAILLTDGVGSFSNQDQCFKSKGWPIFTFGFGQANDTQLQQIAFNTGGRYKRVSNLNSLTCEFIRVRSLIANVEPPPCLPYNVPQLASIFFSQTVAPGQAQATFSTGWPGSDVVMTLTSPSGRVIDRNTVAPDVIHENGSTYEVYTIANPEAGIWQVNLYGANVPAAGEEVIFGFASVPALEGGFPSTPVLDDYNRANGAIGGNWTGNPSKYAIASNQLLVTSNDSNSDIYFSGQAFGADQEAYITFANIHATAAEQDLILKAQSSTTWGSGMIEVLYDAPNQRVQVWTWEWPAGWAQHGADIPVTFVNGDTFGARALANGNVEVYKNGELLGVRDVTSWSYYDQGGYIGLWFVGANGARLDDFGGGTLPSGMQALMADAPASTSQTGMTAAQRNVKTNSASPFWQGIPLKTNQIASVTFANLQASVKPQSNGIWGENTVQVLYDVPNQRIQVWRYDPAKGWTQIGKDIPTKFTAGDVFTVRVLSGGTLEISRNGKLLAKRKASP, via the coding sequence ATGATGTTCAATACTTCTCAAAAAATTCGAAGGTTCTTAACGCATATCCTTTCACTTGTTTTGCTAACATCTTTAATCGTAGTCACACCTACACCAAAGAAGGTATCAGCATCCCAGGCAGAGTTACAGCAAGGTCAATTCGTAGTACCTTTCCTCTACCCGCCTTATCCTGGTGCTGTAACAGAGAACTCAATTTTTGATCATCACTTACCAACCTACGAGACAACTGATTTTACAATATTGTCTTATACAGGGCATGAAGCTACGGGTTCATGTACTGATAAAGTCTGTTATAGCGAGAGCCTCAACCGCTACCTTTCCTATGACGGCCATCCAGGGATTGACTACGGCGCTGACTACCTACCCGTATTTGCTTCTGCTGATGCTGATCAAGTTCTTTCCGCTGGATGGGATTCCCCCACAGACCATAGGGCAGGCTTAGGTTTATATGTTCGTCTTCACCACCCAAACAACTACGAGACATATTACGGGCACCTTAGTACCATTTCTGTGAGCAGTTGTACTTTCGCTGGTTGCGTTAACATCGCTCATGGCGAGGTGATAGGCATTAGCGGAAATACAGGCTCGTCGAGTGGACCTCATTTGCATTTCGAAGTTCATAATCCGGATCCCAGTAAAATAGAAAGTCGAAGGGTAATTGACCCTTACGGTTGGAATCCAAATCGTTCAGATCTCCCACCAAGTGATACTCAAAATGATCTTTGGACCGATACTTGGCGTTCTAATCCTAATCAATCATTGTGGCTGGACTATCCTGAAATCAGTAACACGAATTCGGTCTTATACGCCCTTAATGAAGGCAACCCGCTGACATACCCACTTTTCCCTGGCTCCAGCAATAGCACTCTCATCGATGATTATGGGCATATTCTTGCTGCGAATAATGGCCAGTTGCCTCCTGGTAGCTCGCCAAGCTTTACAGCCGATGCGTGTTGGACTATACCAAACGAAGATCCGTTAACAAGTATCGATCCTGCGTATTATGCTATCAATCAATATAAATTGCGTGCCCTGACGAACGCAGCAGAATGTTCAGCTACGTGGTCGCTACCAGCGGACCAACCCAGTGGAAACTATGCAATATACGTACATCTCCCGGGTACTACCAACAATCCAGTAGCGAATAGTGTGCCATACCGCATATATGCAGATGGAGATGAAGTAGCAAAGGTTCTTGTAAATCAAGGGGAAATTGAATCTTATCTTGAGTCTCAGGCTAGTAGCCCGGATTTTACAACGAATGCTGCCTGGCTCTATGTTGGCTCTTACTTCTTTGTTCAAGGGGAAGATAATTACATTAGCGTGAGCAACATTCCGGAAGAAACAATACAGGCTGGTGGAATAGTTATTGCTGACGCTGTTAAGTTTCTCTCAGTAGATTCCGGAAATATTGACATCGCGCTGATCATTGACAGTTCAGGTAGTATGGGGTCGAACGATCCGGGAAACAAACGCCTGCAAGCCTCGCGCTTTTTCGTCACAAGCGCGGCAATTCAAGGTGATTATGTTGGTATCGTGGATTTTGACAGTTCTGTTCGAGTCGCTACCAATCCACCGCTCCAGAAGTTGCACGAGAATAATACCAGTGTTATCGCGGCTATTAACACTATTAACTCGTCGGGTGGAACGAATATTGGCAATGGTGTCCAAAGTGGATGTGACATTCTCAATTTATCTGATCGCTCAGACTATAAAAAAGGCGCGATCCTCTTGACCGATGGCGTGGGCAGTTTCTCCAATCAAGATCAGTGCTTTAAGAGTAAGGGCTGGCCCATCTTCACATTTGGTTTTGGACAGGCGAATGATACACAACTGCAACAGATCGCTTTCAATACGGGAGGAAGATATAAGCGTGTAAGTAACTTGAACAGCCTGACCTGTGAATTTATTCGAGTTCGCTCCTTGATAGCGAATGTCGAGCCTCCACCTTGTCTTCCGTACAATGTACCTCAATTGGCTTCGATATTCTTCTCACAGACAGTCGCTCCTGGACAAGCACAAGCAACCTTCTCAACCGGTTGGCCCGGCAGTGATGTGGTGATGACATTAACATCTCCTTCCGGTCGTGTGATTGATAGAAATACGGTTGCGCCTGATGTAATTCATGAAAATGGGTCTACTTATGAGGTCTACACGATTGCAAATCCGGAAGCAGGTATTTGGCAGGTGAATTTGTATGGAGCGAATGTTCCAGCCGCAGGCGAGGAAGTTATTTTCGGATTTGCCAGTGTGCCCGCTCTAGAAGGTGGTTTCCCCTCCACCCCGGTTCTGGACGACTACAACCGTGCCAACGGCGCGATCGGGGGGAACTGGACAGGGAACCCCTCGAAATATGCGATCGCCTCCAACCAACTGCTGGTGACCTCCAACGACTCCAACTCGGATATCTACTTCAGCGGTCAAGCCTTCGGCGCGGACCAGGAAGCGTACATCACCTTTGCCAACATCCACGCAACGGCGGCAGAACAGGACTTGATCCTCAAAGCGCAAAGCAGTACCACGTGGGGAAGCGGCATGATCGAAGTGCTGTACGACGCCCCGAACCAGCGCGTCCAAGTCTGGACGTGGGAATGGCCCGCAGGCTGGGCACAGCACGGCGCGGATATCCCCGTCACCTTCGTCAATGGTGACACCTTCGGCGCGCGCGCCCTCGCTAATGGCAACGTGGAAGTGTACAAGAACGGTGAATTGTTGGGCGTGCGCGATGTGACAAGTTGGTCGTATTATGATCAAGGCGGCTACATCGGCTTGTGGTTCGTCGGCGCGAACGGCGCTCGGCTGGATGACTTCGGCGGCGGCACGCTTCCAAGCGGAATGCAGGCGCTGATGGCAGACGCGCCCGCGTCAACAAGTCAAACAGGCATGACCGCGGCGCAACGGAATGTGAAGACAAACTCCGCGTCTCCATTCTGGCAGGGCATTCCGCTGAAAACAAATCAAATCGCGAGCGTCACGTTTGCCAACCTGCAAGCCAGCGTCAAACCGCAGAGCAACGGGATATGGGGAGAGAACACCGTTCAAGTGTTGTACGATGTTCCCAACCAGCGCATACAAGTGTGGCGATATGATCCCGCCAAAGGCTGGACGCAGATCGGGAAGGATATCCCCACAAAGTTCACGGCGGGAGATGTCTTCACCGTCCGCGTTCTCTCTGGCGGCACGCTGGAAATCTCACGCAATGGAAAACTGCTTGCGAAACGCAAAGCCAGCCCATAA